A single region of the Hippoglossus hippoglossus isolate fHipHip1 chromosome 17, fHipHip1.pri, whole genome shotgun sequence genome encodes:
- the fam110b gene encoding protein FAM110B has product MPTEALPQDLPDSKAAGPATAFNSAVPLRILNKGPDYFRKQVEPNPKRLSAVERLEADKAKYVKSQEVINAKQEPIKPSVLAKPTVCHPLLSKRGSGIGGGGNGGGIPFKASNNNAKSDTCATSSGGSKRENLNLEILKNLLNSSSSSGAGPEGLGGGAKSAVLMRSSMEMAKSWMPSGIPLTYRSTMTLNERPPDSGPSPSTSHSLRSFSHSLKVPPINSGGRHSPQQGGNLNLSRRVLDERGGKGVIDRSRSPLPPLLTSHSSSDLLRLCNGKPLRTARSSSSSAPPLPPKPNPASLPPPILSLSMRPPQPNPSATPCDNTAPQSLPCDFGDPSNTSINPHLEVELGSSVACRSSLHRSKSDLSDRYARAGADVERFFNYCGLDPEELEAVGPENFARANSDIVSLNFRSASMISSECDRSRQSSNDGLSDGEEGEDEEEEAGERVPYGISAVERNARVIKWLYSIKQARETQKVSHV; this is encoded by the exons ATGCCGACAGAGGCACTGCCACAAGACCTGCCAGATAGCAAGGCTGCTGGCCCTGCGACGGCCTTCAATTCTGCTGTACCCCTCCGCATACTCAACAAGGGCCCTGACTACTTCAGAAAACAG GTGGAACCTAACCCAAAGCGCCTAAGTGCTGTTGAGAGACTAGAAGCTGACAAAGCCAAGTACGTCAAGAGCCAGGAAGTTATCAATGCCAAGCAAGAGCCTATCAAACCATCCGTGCTGGCAAAGCCTACTGTCTGTCACCCACTGCTGTCCAAGAGAGGCTCTGGgattggtggaggaggaaatggaggcgGGATACCTTTCAAAGCATCGAATAACAATGCGAAGTCAGACACATGTGCAACAAGCAGTGGCGGCAGCAAACGGGAGAATTTAAACCTGGAGATACTCAAAAATCTCCTAAATTCATCGTCCTCTTCAGGCGCTGGACCTGAAGGACTAGGAGGTGGAGCTAAGAGTGCTGTACTGATGAGGTCATCGATGGAAATGGCCAAGAGTTGGATGCCATCAGG GATCCCATTAACATACCGATCTACAATGACACTTAATGAGCGACCTCCAGACTCAGGTCCCAGTCCAAGCACCTCACACTCTCTCCGCTCCTTCTCCCATTCCCTGAAGGTCCCCCCGATCAACAGCGGGGGACGTCATAGTCCACAACAAGGAGGAAACCTCAACCTCAGCAGACGAGTCCTGGACGAAAGAGGAGGCAAGGGAGTCATTGATCGCTCTCGTTCTCCACTACCGCCTCTGCTcacctcccactcctcctctgacctcttgCGACTGTGCAATGGCAAGCCACTCCGCACTGCCCGatccagcagctcctcagctcctcccctccctccaaaACCTAACCCTGcatcccttcctcctcccatACTTTCCTTGTCAATGCGTCCCCCTCAACCAAATCCATCTGCCACACCCTGTGACAACACCGCCCCTCAATCGCTACCTTGTGATTTTGGAGACCCTTCCAATACTTCAATCAATCCCCACCTGGAGGTAGAGCTTGGCTCATCTGTAGCTTGTCGCTCCTCACTACACAGATCTAAATCAGACCTGTCAGACCGGTATGCCCGGGCTGGAGCTGACGTGGAACGCTTTTTTAACTACTGTGGCCTCGACCCAGAGGAGCTTGAGGCAGTTGGTCCAGAGAATTTTGCACGAGCCAACTCAGACATTGTCAGCCTGAACTTCCGATCAGCTTCTATGATCTCCTCCGAATGCGACCGCTCACGGCAATCCTCCAATGATGGGTTGTCAGACGGGGAAGAGggtgaggacgaggaggaggaggctggggaGCGTGTTCCATATGGAATCTCAGCTGTGGAACGAAATGCAAGAGTCATTAAGTGGCTTTACAGTATCAAACAGGCAAGAGAGACACAAAAGGTGTCACATGTTTAG